Proteins from a single region of Segatella copri:
- a CDS encoding ABC transporter ATP-binding protein, whose product MRKYALWFFRQMSAVRGRLLLRIIAGLLQVALGLWLVWLCRRFIDVVIWRGNVLCETIVLFSVIALLIALRQLAFYLSGITEVILQNDMRSRLFRFVLGRKLYAVKHQAEAGSGKPASDMLSGDISQRLERDLSSASSVVTDILPTIVVTLVQLFGAFFLMRSIDSILAWSLLLLTPVVAVCAKYLGSRLKKMTLAIREEESSIQMMIQETVEHELTIKTLQAESTVSGRVGSMQQRLHHLVCRRIRFTLLSRLLLAFTFSYGYFGAFVYGAIQLKNGLITFGVMTAFLQLVGQIQSPIMSLLGMIPQLIHASASVDRLVEIENTEQEESLVQADASIPLQRACGIRLQDVSYSYPDERKKVVVSHFSYDFRPATSVAIVGETGCGKTTILRLLSSIIQPDSGRIVLYDALGKETEGTGMRSHIVYIEQGNTLMSGTIRDNLLLANPVATDEQLTEALHVACADFVFSLPAGMDTKIGEHATRLSGGQAQRIAIARSLLREGNILLLDEISSSLDAETEKLLFDRLFTSYADKTIICVTHRKEVADRCQEQIRL is encoded by the coding sequence GCATTAGGTTTGTGGCTCGTCTGGCTGTGTCGCCGGTTCATCGATGTGGTGATCTGGCGTGGCAATGTGCTGTGCGAAACCATCGTGCTTTTTTCTGTCATCGCCCTGCTGATAGCCCTTCGCCAGCTGGCATTCTATCTTTCCGGCATCACCGAGGTTATTCTCCAGAATGATATGCGTAGCCGCCTCTTCCGGTTTGTGCTGGGCAGGAAACTCTATGCCGTTAAGCATCAGGCTGAGGCTGGTTCCGGAAAGCCTGCTTCTGATATGCTTTCCGGCGACATCAGCCAGCGTTTGGAGCGCGATCTCTCATCAGCCTCTTCGGTAGTTACGGATATCCTGCCCACAATCGTAGTCACCCTGGTGCAGCTCTTCGGTGCCTTCTTCCTGATGCGTTCCATCGATTCCATTCTGGCATGGAGTCTTCTGTTGTTGACACCGGTGGTTGCAGTCTGTGCCAAGTATCTCGGCAGCCGACTCAAGAAGATGACGCTGGCGATACGCGAGGAGGAGAGCAGCATACAGATGATGATTCAGGAGACGGTAGAACATGAACTCACCATCAAAACCTTGCAGGCAGAGAGCACGGTTTCCGGTAGGGTAGGCAGCATGCAGCAGCGTTTGCATCATCTGGTCTGCCGTAGAATCCGCTTTACCTTGTTGTCCCGTCTGCTCCTGGCTTTCACCTTCAGTTACGGCTATTTCGGAGCCTTTGTCTATGGTGCCATCCAACTCAAGAACGGGTTGATAACCTTTGGTGTGATGACCGCCTTCCTGCAGTTGGTGGGTCAGATACAGAGTCCTATCATGTCGCTCTTGGGCATGATTCCCCAGTTGATTCATGCATCAGCGAGTGTAGACCGGTTGGTAGAGATTGAAAATACCGAGCAGGAGGAATCTCTGGTGCAGGCAGATGCTTCTATACCTTTGCAGCGTGCTTGCGGCATCCGTCTTCAGGATGTGAGTTATTCATATCCCGATGAGCGAAAGAAAGTTGTCGTCAGTCATTTCTCTTATGATTTCCGTCCCGCCACATCTGTGGCGATAGTAGGAGAAACCGGTTGTGGCAAGACCACCATCCTGCGTCTCTTGTCGAGTATCATCCAGCCCGATAGCGGAAGGATAGTATTGTATGATGCCCTGGGCAAAGAGACAGAAGGAACCGGCATGCGTTCGCATATCGTGTATATAGAGCAGGGTAATACGCTGATGAGCGGAACCATTCGCGATAATCTTCTTCTTGCCAATCCCGTGGCTACCGATGAGCAGCTTACCGAAGCCCTTCATGTAGCCTGTGCCGATTTCGTTTTCAGTTTGCCGGCAGGTATGGATACGAAGATAGGAGAGCATGCCACCCGTTTGAGTGGCGGTCAGGCACAGCGCATTGCCATAGCCCGCAGTCTTTTGCGCGAAGGTAACATTCTGTTGCTTGATGAAATCAGCTCATCGCTGGATGCCGAAACCGAGAAGCTTCTTTTCGACCGCCTCTTTACTTCGTATGCCGATAAGACTATTATCTGTGTTACGCATAGGAAGGAGGTGGCAGACAGATGCCAGGAGCAGATACGGCTGTGA